From Carya illinoinensis cultivar Pawnee chromosome 5, C.illinoinensisPawnee_v1, whole genome shotgun sequence, one genomic window encodes:
- the LOC122308814 gene encoding uncharacterized protein LOC122308814, translated as MSTVSSSKFFGILATDIFSFKTPQNPPKVPNFFPSLFPKLPSCLHLLAHHASRKSLTLVSSKSSGSSEELSSASPEDEWLKKLPDKKKPLYSHSLPCIEAWLRNLGFNQSKEDRAVWLVEKPEWHAQLSLDVTDLYIRYLKSGPGNLEKDVERRFSYALSREDIENAVLGGP; from the exons aTGTCCACCGTTTCTTCCTCTAAATTCTTCGGCATTCTCGCCACTGATATCTTCTCTTTTAAAACTCCTCAAAATCCACCCAAAGTTCCAAACTTTTTCCCTTCGCTTTTCCCAAAATTGCCTTCATGTCTCCACCTCCTCGCCCACCACGCTTCAAGAAAATCCCTGACCCTGGTTTCTTCAAAGTCCTCTGGTTCCTCAGAGGAACTATCATCAGCTAGTCCAGAGGATGAGTGGCTGAAGAAGCTTCCGGACAAGAAGAAGCCCCTCTACTCTCACAGCCTGCCTTGTATTGAGGCCTGGCTCAGGAACTTGGGGTTTAACCAGAGCAAAGAGGACCGAGCCGTTTGGCTTGTGGAGAAGCCCGAGTGGCATGCCCAACTCTCACTGGATGTCACTGACCTCTATATAAG GTACCTGAAAAGTGGACCTGGgaatcttgaaaaggatgttgagAGGCGATTTAGTTATGCACTGAGCAGAGAGGATATTGAGAATGCCGTGCTCGGAGGACCTTAG
- the LOC122308813 gene encoding putative pentatricopeptide repeat-containing protein At3g49142: MKPIAYRSCFFSIARQPQSQVFLTQKPQFTQKRVVLTEELCGKVLDQYPDIQTLKKTHSKIIVDQHFNSNPSLGIKLMRAYAAHGEPGLTRHIFDDIPEKNVVFFNVMIRSYVNNHLYREALLVYKAMASHGFVPDNYTYPCVLKACSALEDLRVGLQIHGAVIKVGLDLNLYIGNGLVAMYGKCGCLMEARQVLDEMPDRDLVSWNSMVAGYAQNVRFEDALEVCKEMEVLKLKPDAGTMASLLPAVTNTTSNNVTYVKEMFMKLTKKTLVSWNVMIGVYVNNSMPEKAVNLYLQMEAYGVEPDAVTIASVLPACGDLSALSLGRRMHDYVERKKLRPNLLLENALVDMYAKCGSLRDAREVFDRMKFRDVASWTSMISAYGLNGQGRDAVALFVKMRNLGLSPDSIAFVSVISACSHAGLLDEGRYYFKLMAEEYRIIPRIEHFSCMVDLLGRSGQVDEAYNFIKQMPVEPNERVWGSLLSACRVYSNMNIGLLAADHLFQLAPEQSGYYVLLSNIYAKAGRWQDVATIRTIMKSKGIKKRPGNSNIELNDRIHTFLAGDQSHPQSKEIYEELDVLVGKMKELGYVPETYSALHDVEEEDKECHLAVHSEKLAIVFAILNTEPGTQIRITKNLRVCGDCHIAAKLISKIAEREIIIRDNNRFHHFKTGICSCGDYW; the protein is encoded by the coding sequence ATGAAACCAATTGCTTATCGTTCCTGCTTTTTTTCAATTGCCAGACAACCACAAAGCCAAGTCTTCCTAACCCAAAAACCCCAATTCACCCAGAAAAGGGTAGTTCTCACTGAAGAGTTGTGTGGTAAAGTATTGGACCAATACCCAGATATTCAAACCCTGAAGAAAACCCATTCCAAGATCATTGTTGAtcaacattttaactcaaaccctTCCCTTGGCATTAAACTCATGAGGGCCTATGCAGCTCATGGGGAACCCGGTCTCACACGCCACATATTTGATGACATTCCTGAGAAGAATGTTGTTTTCTTTAATGTCATGATAAGAAGCTACGTAAATAACCATTTATATCGTGAAGCTCTTCTTGTTTACAAAGCCATGGCTAGCCATGGATTTGTGCCTGATAATTATACATACCCTTGTGTGTTGAAAGCATGTTCTGCGTTGGAGGATTTGAGGGTTGGGTTGCAAATTCATGGTGCTGTTATAAAAGTTGGGCTTGATTTGAACTTGTATATTGGGAATGGTTTAGTTGCAATGTATGGGAAATGTGGTTGTTTAATGGAGGCTCGGCAAGTTCTTGATGAGATGCCCGATAGAGATTTGGTTTCCTGGAATTCGATGGTTGCTGGTTATGCACAAAATGTACGGTTTGAAGATGCATTAGAGGTTTGTAAAGAAATGGAGGTGTTAAAACTAAAACCAGATGCTGGAACAATGGCTAGTCTGTTGCCAGCTGTAACTAACACAACGTCTAACAATGTTACATACGTTAAGGAGATGTTCATGAAGTTGACAAAAAAGACTCTGGTTTCGTGGAATGTGATGATAGGAGTGTATGTTAATAATTCAATGCCTGAGAAAGCAGTTAATTTATATTTGCAGATGGAAGCATATGGGGTAGAACCAGATGCAGTCACTATTGCTAGTGTTCTTCCTGCTTGTGGGGATCTTTCAGCTCTATCTCTAGGGAGGCGGATGCATGACTATGTTGAGAGGAAGAAACTTCGACCAAATTTACTGTTGGAGAATGCATTGGTTGACATGTATGCTAAGTGTGGAAGTTTAAGAGATGCGAGGGAAGTATTTGACAGAATGAAGTTCCGGGATGTTGCATCATGGACCTCAATGATCTCTGCTTATGGTCTTAATGGGCAAGGTCGTGATGCTGTGGCACTTTTTGTCAAAATGCGGAACTTGGGTCTTAGTCCAGATTCTATTGCCTTTGTTTCAGTTATCTCGGCTTGCAGTCATGCGGGACTGTTGGATGAGGGTCGATATTACTTTAAATTGATGGCTGAGGAGTATAGGATAATTCCAAGGATTGAACACTTTTCTTGCATGGTAGATCTGTTAGGACGTTCTGGACAAGTAGATGAGGCCTATAATTTTATCAAGCAGATGCCAGTGGAGCCTAATGAGAGAGTTTGGGGGTCTCTGCTGAGTGCCTGTCGGGTGTACTCGAATATGAATATTGGGCTTCTAGCTGCTGATCACCTTTTCCAATTGGCTCCTGAGCAGTCAGGTTATTACGTGTTGTTATCCAACATCTATGCAAAGGCTGGCAGATGGCAAGATGTAGCAACTATCCGAACAATTATGAAGAGTAAAGGAATTAAGAAAAGGCCTGGCAACAGCAACATTGAGCTTAATGATAGGATTCACACCTTTCTTGCTGGAGACCAATCACATCCACAATCTAAGGAAATATATGAAGAGTTAGACGTGCTAGTGGGAAAGATGAAAGAATTAGGGTATGTTCCTGAGACTTATTCTGCCCTACAtgatgttgaggaggaggataAGGAATGTCATCTGGCCGTTCATAGTGAGAAGTTGGCTATTGTCTTTGCCATTTTGAACACTGAACCAGGGACGCAGATTAGAATTACCAAGAATCTCCGTGTCTGTGGGGATTGCCATATTGCAGCCAAGCTTATCTCCAAGATAGCTGAACGTGAAATAATTATCAGGGATAATAATCGATTCCACCATTTCAAGACTGGTATTTGCTCCTGTGGTGATTATTGGTGA